GCCGCCGTCGTCGCGGTCCTTGCGCGACAGCACGTCGCCGTTGCGGTAGAGCCAGTCGACCTCGCCGGCCCGTTCCGGCGAGAGGCGCACCTTCACCGTCGCCAGCGTGCCGGCGATGCGTTCCTCGACGAGTGCGGCGAGCTTGTCCACCCCTTCGCCCGTCGCCGCCGAGATCGCCACGGGCGGGCGCCCGCCCCCGGTTTCGAGCAGACGCTCGCGGTCGGACGGATCGAGAAGGTCGACCTTGTTCCAGACCTCGATCACCCGCTTCTCGTCCTGCGCGTCGACGCCGAGATCGCGCAGGATGCGCGTCACGTCTTCGGCCTGCGCCGCCGTGTCGGGATCGGAGATGTCGCGCAGGTGGATGACGAGGTCGGCCTCGACCACCTCCTCCAGCGTCGCGCGGAAGGCGGCGACGAGATGGGTCGGCAGGTCGGAGATGAAGCCCACCGTGTCAGACAGGATGACGAGCGTGCCGTGCGGCAGGCGCACGCGCCGCAACGTCGGGTCGAGCGTCGCGAACAGCATGTCCTCGGCCAGCACGCCCGCGCCGGTCATGCGGTTGAACAGGGTCGACTTGCCGGCATTGGTGTAGCCGACGATGGCGATGATCGGATACGGCACCTTGCGCCGCTTGGCCCGGTGCAGGTCGCGGGTGCGGCGCACGGTTTCCAGCTCGCGCTTCAGCTTGACGATCTTGTCCTGGAGGATGCGCCGGTCGGCCTCGATCTGGGTTTCGCCGGGGCCGCCGAGGAAGCCGGCGCCGCCGCGCTGGCGCTCGAGGTGGGTCCAGCTCCTGACGAGGCGGCCGCGCTGGTATTCGAGATGGGCGAGCTCGACCTGGAGCGCGCCCTCGCGGGTGCGGGCGCGCCGGCCGAAGATCTCGAGGATGATGCCGGTGCGGTCGAGCACCTTGGCATTGAGCGTCTTCTCGAGGTTGCGCTGCTGCACCGGCGTCAGCGGGTGGTCGACGAAGACGAGCTCGATCTCGCGTTCCTTGACGATGGCCGCGAGGTCGTCGAGCTTGCCGGTGCCCAGAAGCGTCGCCGGCCGTGGGTCCGCCACGGTGACGATTTCGGCGAGGACGGCATCGAGCTCGATGGCGCCGGCGAGGCCGACCGCCTCGTCGAGCCGCGCCTGCGGCGAGCGCGTCATGCGCGGGCGTGCATCCTCGGCGCTGGTGCGCGGCTGGCGGGTGAGGACGGGAACGATGATCGCGGCGCGCGCGGTCGCGGCGCTGCCGCCGGCGGGATCGCCGCCTGCCTTTTCAGGCTGGCGTGGCGCGCCTCCTGCCCGTGCGGATCGCTTCAATCAGGCGTCCTTGTCTTCAACGTCGAAAAGCTGGACCGGCTGGCTCGGCATGATCGTCGAGATCGCGTGCTTGTAGACAAGCTGCGAATGACCGTCGCGGCGCAGCAGGACGCAGAAATTGTCGAACGACGTGACCACGCCCGTGAGCTTGACGCCGTTGACGAGGAAGATCGTAAGAGGGTTCTTGCTCTTGCGAACAGAATTCAGGAACACGTCCTGGAGATTTTGCGTCCGTTCCGCCATTTTTCTTGTCTTTCGCCGATCCCAACGGTGTGCGGTTAATAGCGCCTATTCGGCCCTGCCCTGTCAAGCGCGCAGACCAACGTTCCATCCGAACGTAAACAAACGAGTCGTCATGCGCACACGCTTCGCGGTTATCAGGCTGGCATCTTTTCCGCAACGTCAAAAAATGTCGCGCGCAGCGCAAGAGCGGTCTTGCCGGGCCTGCCGTCGCCCACCGGCGCGCCGTCGATGGCGATGACGGGCGTCACCACCGTCGTCGCGCCGGAGATGAAGGCTTCGGCCGCTTCCCTGGCCTCGTCGACCGAGAAGGCGCGCTCCTCGACCGTAAGCCCGAGCCTCGCCGCCGCCTCGAGAAGCGTCGTGCGGGTGACGCCGCGCAGGATGGAGAAGTCGGCGTGGCGCGTCACCAGCCTGCCGTCGCCGGTGACGATCCAGGCGTTGGTGGCCGCGCCTTCCGTGACCATGCCTTGCGCGTCGACGAACCACGCCTCGCCGGCGCCCGCCTCCTTCGCCTGCTGGCGGGCGAGCACGTTGGGCAGGAGGCCGACGGTCTTGATGTCGACGCGCTGCCAGCGATTGTCGGGCACGGTGACGACCTTGACTCCGGCCGCCGCGCGCGCCTCGGCCTTGGCCGGGTCGATGCGCTTGGCCGTCACCACCAGCGACGGGCGCGTGCCCTCGGGCGGGAAGACATGATCGCGCGGCGCGGCCCCGCGCGTGACCTGGATGTAGACCATCCCGTCGCGCACCCGGTTGCGGCGCGCGGTCTCGGCGATCACCGCCTCCAGCGCGCGCCGGGCGATCGGCCAGCTCATGCGCAATTCGCCCAGCGAGCGGTCCAGCCTGTCGAGATGGCGGGTGATGTCGATGATCGTGCCGCCGGCGATCTGGCAGACCTCGTAGACGCCGTCGGCGAACTGGTAGCCGCGGTCCTCGACATGGATGCCGGCCCTCGCGTGCGGCAGATAGCGCCCGTTGACATAGGCAATGCGCGGCATGGGTCCCCTCTCCGGCTCCTGCTCGTCCCGTCGCGGCATGCCAGCCGCGAGGCGCGCCTGTCAAAAGAATTCGAGGCTGACGCGGAACATCTGCTCGACCTGGCGCACCACGTTGGCGCGGGCGAAGATCACCACCCGGTCCTTCGGCTTGATGACGAGCGAGCCGTCGGGGTTGAGCACCGCGCCGCCGCGCAGGATCGCCCCGAAGCGCATGCCTTCCGGCAGGTCGAGGTCGCGCAGCGGCTGGCCGACGAGGGGCGAGGTCTCCAGCGCCTCGGCCTCGATCACCTCGGCCGCGCCCTGCTGCACGGAATGGACGGCGCGGATGCGCCCGCGCCGGACGTGCTGGAGGATGCGCGAGATCGTCACCGCGCGCGGGTTGACGAAGGCGTCGATGCCGAGCGAGTCGGCGAACTCGTGATAGGCGGGGTTGTTGAGCAGCGCCATGTTGGCCTTGCAGCCCAGGCGCTTGGCCAGCACGCCGGACAGGATGTTGACCTGGTCGTCGTTGGTCAGCGCGATCATCAGGTCGGCGTCGGCTATTCCCGCCTCCATCATGATCTTCTGGTCGAGGGCGCTGCCGCGCAGCACGACCGTCCTGTCCAGCTCCTCGGCGGCGTTGGCGGCGCGCTCGCGGTCTGCCTCGACGATCTTGACCCGCGTGCGGCCCTTGCGATCCTCGATGGTGCGGGCGACGTAGAGGCCGATATTGCCGCCGCCGGCGATGACGATGCGCGTCGCCTCCTGCTCGTCATGGCCGAACAGGCCGAGCGTGCGCCGCACATGGTCCTTGGCGGCGACGACATAGGCGAGGTCGCCGGCCTGGAGCTGGTCGGCCGAATGCGGCACGGTGAGCTTGCCGGCGCGCGAGACGCCGACGACGGTGGCGTTCAAGTCCGGGAACAGCTCGGTCAGCTGCATCAGCGGCGTGTCGACGATCGGGCATTCTTCCAGGCACTCGATGGCGACCATGGCGATCTTGCCGTTGCCGAAGGCGACCACGTCGGTGGCGCCCGGCATGGCGATGCGCTTCAGCACCATCTCGCCGACCTCCAGCTCCGGCGAGATGATGACGTCTATCGCCATGTGGTCGCGCGAGAACAGGTCCATGTAGTGCGGCTGCAGATAGGCCTGGGAGCGGATGCGGGCGATCTTGGTCGGCACGTTGAACAGCGAGTTCGCCACCTCGCAGGCGACCATGTTGACCTCGTCGAACAGGGTGACGGCGATCAGCATGTCGGCCGATTCCGCGCCCGCGGCGGCCAGCACGTCCGGGTGCGAGCCGTGGCCGACGAAGCCGCGCACGTCGAGCGTGTCGCGCACGTTGCGGATCAGATCGGGCGAGACGTCGATGACGGAGACGTCGTTCTTCTCCGAGGCGAGCTTCTCGGCGATGCCGTATCCGACCTGCCCCGCCCCGCAGATGATGACGCGCATTGTCGCCCCTCTTCTAGACGCCCAGAGATTTCAGCTTGCGGTGGAGCGCCGAGCGTTCCATGCCGATGAATTCGGCCGTGCGCGAGATGTTGCCGCCGAAGCGGTTGATCTGGGCGAGCAGGTATTCCTTCTCGAACAGCTCGCGCGCCTCGCGCAGCGGCAGGGCCATGATGTGCTGGTCCGACTGGTTCGGCGCGCGCGGCATCACGTCGCCGATCTCCTGCGGCAGGAGGTCGGCGGTGATCGGCGTGTCGACATCGTCGGCGCGGGCGAGGATCATCAGGCGCTCGATGTTGTTCTTCAGCTGGCGGACGTTTCCCGGCCAGTTGTGGGCCTGGAGCACGGCGAGCGCGTCGTCGCCGATGCGGCGCATCCTGATGCCGGCCTGGTTGGCGACCTGCCGCATGAAGTGGTCGACGAGATAGGGAATGTCCTCGCGCCGCTCGGACAGGCCCGGCACCACGACCGGGACGACGGCGAGCCGGTGATAGAGGTCTTCGCGGAACCGACCCTGCCGGATCAGGGTCTCGATGTTCTGCGCGGTCGAGGAGATGATGCGCACGTCGACCTTGACGCGGCGCGCGCCGCCGACGCGCTCGAACTGCTGGTCGACGAGAACGCGCAGGATCTTCGCCTGCGTTTCGCGCGGCATGTCGGCGACCTCGTCGAGATAGAGGATGCCGCGATGGGCTTCCTCCAGCGCCCCCACCTTGCGCTCGCCGTCGTTGCCCTCGGTGCCGAACAGCTCGATTTCCATGCGCTCGGGCGTGATCGAGGCGGCGCTGACGGTGACGAACGGGCCGGTGCGGCGCGTCGACAGCGCGTGGATGGCGCGGGCGGCGAGCTCCTTGCCCGAACCCGACGGGCCGATCATCATGATGCGGCTGTTGGTCGGCGCGACGCGTTCGATGGTCTGGCGCAACTGGTTCATCGCGCTCGAATTGCCAATCAGGTCGAAGGTCTCGCCGCTGCGCTTCTTCAGGTCGGACAATTCGCGGCGCAGCTTCGAGGTCTCCAGCGCCCGCTCGGCAATCAGGATCAGCCGGTCGGCCTTGAAGGGCTTTTCGATGAAGTCGTAGGCGCCGCGCCGGATCGCGGAAACCGCGGTCTCGATGGTGCCGTGGCCGGAGATCATGACCACGGGCAGGCCCGGATAGAGCTTCTTGATCTCGTCGAGCAATTCGAGGCCGTCGAGGCGCGACCCCTGGAGCCAGATGTCGAGGAAGACGAGGCGCGGCACGCGCTCGGAAATCGATGCGAGGGCGCTGTCCGCGTCGTGGGCCGTGCGGGTCTCGTGGCCCTCGTCGCCGAGGATGCCGGCCACCAGCTCGCGGATGTCCTCTTCGTCGTCAACGATCAGAATGTCAGACGCCATTTTCTGCCTTTTCACTCTTCCTGCCGTTCGCTCCCGCGGCCGATGCGGCCGGCAGAACGATGCGGATCATGGCCCCTCGCCCACCATGGAACGCCTCCGGCGCGTCGTGCAGCTCCAGCCGGCCTCCATGGTCCTCGACGATCTTCTTGACGATGGCGAGCCCGAGCCCGGTGCCCTTCTCGCGCGTCGTCATGTACGGCTCGAGCAGCCGCTGGCGGTTCTCGCGCGGCAGGCCCTTGCCGTTGTCGATCACCTCGACGACGATGTCGCCGCCGCGGCGCGCCGCGCGGATCAGGATCTCTCCCTTGGCGCCGCTTTCGCGCTCGGCGGCCTCTATGGCCTCGGAGGCGTTCTTGATCAGGTTGCCGAACGCCTGCGAGAGCAGCCGCGCGTCGAAGGTCCCGGTCAGCGCCTCGGCTCCGAGATCGCGCGTGAAGGCGATGTCCGGGCGGCTGACCTCGACGAGGAAGGAGGCCTCGCGCAGCGGCTCGCGCAGGTCGATCGTCTGCATGTCGGGCTTGGGCATGCGCGCGAAGGCGGAGAACTCGTCGACCATGCGGCCGATGTCGCCGACCTGCCGGATGATGGTCTGCGTGCATTGCTCGAAGACCTCGCGGTCCTCGGTGATGACGCCGCCGAAACGGCGGCGGATGCGCTCGGCCGAAAGCTGGATCGGCGTCAGCGGGTTCTTGATCTCGTGGGCGATGCGGCGGGCGACATCCGCCCACGCGGACGAGCGCTGCGCCGAGACGAGGTCGGTGATGTCGTCCACGGTGACGACATAGGATTCGCCGCCGTCGCCGATGCCCGCCTCCTCCAGCGTCACCTGCACGTCGAAGGTGCGCTCGGACCCGCCACGGAAGAACGTGACCTGCTCGCGATAGACCTCGCGGCCGGTCTCGCGGGCGATCTCGAAGACGCGGCCGATATGCGGCAGCAGCTCGGGCAGCCGCCGGCCGAGGGCGGCGTCGCCGCGGATCGCCAGCATGCGCTCGGCCGAGCGGTTGACGATGGAGATCGCCCCGTCGCGCTCGACGCCGATGACGCCGGCGGTGACGCCGGACAGCACCGCCTCGGAGAAGCGCCGGCGCTCGTCGATCAGGTCCTTGGCGCCGATCAGCTCGTTGCGCTGCGACTTCAGCTCGAGGATCATGTTGTTGAAGGTGTCGGCGAGCGAGCCGACGTCGCCGTCGGAGGCGCGCACCGGCACCGCGACGTTGAGATTGCCGGTCGCGACCTCGTCGGCTGCGCCGATCAGCTGGCGGATCGGCCGCACCAGCCGGTCGGCGAGCGCGATTCCGGTCCAGATCGCCGACAGGACGACGATCAGCGTCACGCCGAGATAGGCGAGCGCGAAGGCGACCTGCGTGGTCAGCCGGTTGCTTTCCAGCGCGCGGTACTCGTCGGTGTTGGCGCGCACGATCTGGCGCGCCTTGATGACCTCGGGGTCGACGGCACGGATCGTGTAGAGATAGGCGTCGTCGATCTCGCGCAGCTTGACGATGGCGCCGATGATGTTGCGGATGCGCGGCTCGATCAGCACCGGCAGCCCGTCGCCGGCGGTGCGCACGGCCTCGATGGGCGGGGCCGGCATCGGGAAGTCGGCCTGCGAATCGGCCTGCATGATCGATGAGCCGTCGCCGCGGATCAGCGCCGCGTGGTCGAGCCCGCGCCCGACGAGGTGCTGGCTCATGCGGGCGCGGAACCCGGTGCGGTCGAGGCCGTAGAGCGTTCGGTTGGCGTCGAGGTCGTAGGCCATCGACAGCGTCGTGTCCTGAAGGTTGCGGGCGTTCTCGTTGACGTAGGCCTCGGCGATGGACAGCGACGAGTTGATGATGACCTTGGTCCTGATCTCGAACCAGCGGTCGAGGCCGATGTCGAGCGTGACCGAGGCGATGATCGCGACCATCAGCGCCGGAATCGCCGCCACCAGCGAGAACAGCGCGACGATGCGGATATGCAGCCGCGCGGCCGCCTTGCCGGTGCGCCGCGCCATGACGATGCGGTGAATCTCGCGCGTGATGAGCGCGATCAGCAGCAGGATGAAGGCGAGGTTCAGGCCGATCAGCGTCAGCGTGGTCGTGTAGTCCGGGTCGATGGGCGTGACGCCCATCAGCACGGCGAAGGAGAGGCCAGCGGTGATCAGCGCGCCGACGATCGCGGCGATGCCGGGCAGCGCCAGGAGCCTGCGCCCCTCGCCCGTCGCCTGCGCGCCGTTTTCCAGCGTCCGGTCCGCCATTGCAGGCATCTGCAACGTCATGAAATCACTGCCCGTCCATCGTGCGTGACATCTATGCAACGCATTGTGGCGAATTTGCAACAAGCAGCCGGCCGGGACAACCGCCGGGAAGCCCTATCTGGCCGCGCGATAGACGTTGACGCCGAGCTCGCGGATCTTCTTGCGCAGGGTGTTGCGGTTGAGGCCCAGAAGCTCGGCGGCCTTGATCTGGTTACCACGCGTCGCCGTCATGGCGGCGAGCACCAGCGGGTACTCGACCTCCTCCAGCACGCGCTGGTAGAGGCCGGGCGGCGGCAATTCGCCGGCGAAGCTGGCGAAGTAGCGCTGGAGATGGCGCTCGACGGCCTGGCTGATCGTCAGCTCCTCGGCGAGCCCGCCGACGGAAGGCGACGGCGGCGCGGCGCCCGAGCCGCGCAGCTCCTGCTCGATCAGCTCGGCGGAAATCTCGTCCTGCGGGTAGAGCGCGGCGAGCCGCCGCACGAGGTTTTCCAGCTCGCGCACGTTACCGGGCCACGGATAGCGCTTGAGAAGCTCCATCCCGGCCGGCGAGATGCGCTTGGGCTGGAGCCCGTCGTGCTTCTCGCCCTGGCGGAAGAAATGGCGCACGAGGTCCGGCACGTCCTCGGCGCGCTCGCGCAGCGGCGGCAGGCGCAGCGGCACGACGTTCAGCCGGTAGAACAGGTCCTCGCGGAACAGGCCCTGGTTGATGAGGGTGCGCAGATCTTTGTTGGTGGCGGCGACGATGCGCACGTCGGTGCGGATCGGCGTGCGCCCGCCGACGGTGGTGTATTCGCCCTGCTGGAGCACGCGTAGGAGCCGGGTCTGCGCCTCCATCGGCATGTCGCCGATCTCGTCGAGGAACAGCGTGCCGCCCTCGGCCTGCTCGAAGCGGCCGGTGGAGCGGTTCTGCGCGCCGGTGAAGGCGCCCTTCTCGTGGCCGAACAGCTCGGATTCGATCAGGTCGCGCGGGATCGCCGCCATGTTGATGGCGACGAAGGGGCCGGCGCGGCGGCGGCCGTATTCGTGGAGCGCGCGCGCCACCAACTCCTTGCCGGTGCCGGATTCGCCGGTGATCATCACCGTGAGATCCGTCTGCATCAGCCGGGCGAGCAGGCGGTAGATGTCCTGCATCGCCGCCGAGCGGCCGACGAGTGGCATCTGCTCGGCCGCCTCGTCGCCGCGCTGCTCGATGCCGTGCTGGCGGCGCGGCTCGGCGAGCGCGCGGTTGACGATGCCGGTCAGCTCGGTGAGGTCGAAGGGCTTGGGCAGATATTCGTAGGCGCCCGCCTCCGAGGCGCGGATCGCGGTCATGAAGGTGTTCTGCGCGCTCATGACCACGACCGGCAGGTCGGGCCGCGCCCGGCGGATGCGCGGCAGGAGGTCGAAGGCGTTGCCGTCGGGCATGACGACGTCGGTGATGACGAGGTCGCCGTCGCCGGCGGCGGCCCAGCGCCACAGGGTCGCGGCGCTCGACGTGGCGCGCACCTCGTGGCCGGCGCGCGACAGCGCCTGGCTCAGGACCGTGCGGATCGCCGCGTCGTCGTCGGCGATCAGGATGTTGCCGCGCATGCTCATGTCGCCTCTCCTTGCCGGGTCCCGTCGCCGCCGGGCCTCGGTTCCTTCCATGCCGGCATCAGCACGCGGAACGTCGTGCCGCGCGGCGAGGAGTCGCATTCGATGACCCCGCCATGCTCGCCGACGATCTTGGCGACCAGCGCCAGCCCCAGCCCCGAGCCGTTCTGCTTGGTGGTGACGAACGGGTCGAACAGGATCGGCATCAGATCGTCCGGCACGCCCGGCCCGTTGTCGTGGACGCAGAACTCCAGCGGCAGCGACACGCGGTCCTGCGTTCCCGGCACGGACAGTCGCATGCCGGGGCGGAAGGCGGTGGACAGCACGATCTCGCCGTCCTGCCGGCCGGAGACCGCCTCGGCGGCGTTCTTGACGAGGTTGAGGAACACCTGGACGAGCTGGTCGCGATTGGCGTGGACCGGCGGCAGCGACGGGTCGTAATCCTCGACGATGCGAACCTTGCTGGCGAAGCCGTTGCGCGCCAGCGCCTTCACATGGTCGAGCACGACATGGATGTTGACCGGGCGGCGGTCGATCGGCCGCTCGTCGGAGAACACCTCCATGCGGTCGACCAGCGCGACGATCCGGTCGGTCTCGTCGGTGATGAGCCGTGCCAGCGCCCGGTCCTCGTCGGAGACAACGGATTCAAGCAGTTGCGCCGCGCCCCTGATGCCGGAGAGCGGGTTCTTGATCTCGTGCGCGAGCATCGTGGCGAGGCCGGAGACCGAGCGCGCCGCGCCGCGATGCGTCATCTGCCGGTCGATCTTGTCGGCCATCGAACGTTCCTGGAACAGGACGACGACATAACCGGGCAGCTCGGCGACCGGCGCGACATAGAGATCGACCAGCTTCTCGCCGCCGAGCAGCGGCGAGGAGATGTCGACGCGGTATTCGTTGAACGGCGCCTGCCGCTCGCGCACCTGGTCGATCAGCGTGAGCAGCGGGCTGCCGAAAGGCACGAAGCGTTCCAGCCCGCCCCGCGCCATTACCGCGGCGCTGGAGCGGAAGAAATCCTCGGCCTCGGCATTGGCGAAGGCGACGCGCCCGTCCGGCGCGACCATGATCACCGGATGGCGGATCGTGTCGAGGACGATGTTGGCCGGGTTGAAGCCTGCCGGAAGCGCCGCGCTCATGCCGCGCTCCTCATGTCGCGCGCCGCGAAGGCCGCGCGCAGGGCGGCGATCACCGTCGTCGGCTCGAGGGCGGTCATGACCGCCCGGCGCAGCTCCGGCGGCGTTTGCGGCGCGTGGCGGTCGAGATACCAGCCGAGATGTTTTCGCGCGTGACGCACACCCTGAACGCTTCCGTAAAGCACCAGCATATCTTCGTAATGGCCTATGACATAATCGGAAATCTCGTTTTCCAAAGCCAACCTGCTACCGGCGGCCTCTGCCGCGATTCGCCCCGCGAGCCATGGCGCGCCGTAATGGGCGCGGCCGATCATGATCGCGTCGGCGCCGGACTGCTCCAGCATGCAGGCCGCGTCGGCCAGCGTGCCGGCGTCGCCGTTGGCGACGACGGGGACCGATACCGCCTCCTTGACCGCGCGGATGGCGCGCCAGTCGGCGCGGCCGTTATAGAGCTGGTTGCGCGTGCGGCCGTGGACGGTGACCATGGCGACGCCCGCCGCTTCGGCGCGGCGGGCGATCTCGGGCGCGTTGAGGCTGTCATGGTCCCACCCCAGCCGCATCTTGACCGTGACCGGCACGGAGACCGCGCCGACGAC
Above is a genomic segment from Aquamicrobium sp. containing:
- the hflX gene encoding GTPase HflX — its product is MIVPVLTRQPRTSAEDARPRMTRSPQARLDEAVGLAGAIELDAVLAEIVTVADPRPATLLGTGKLDDLAAIVKEREIELVFVDHPLTPVQQRNLEKTLNAKVLDRTGIILEIFGRRARTREGALQVELAHLEYQRGRLVRSWTHLERQRGGAGFLGGPGETQIEADRRILQDKIVKLKRELETVRRTRDLHRAKRRKVPYPIIAIVGYTNAGKSTLFNRMTGAGVLAEDMLFATLDPTLRRVRLPHGTLVILSDTVGFISDLPTHLVAAFRATLEEVVEADLVIHLRDISDPDTAAQAEDVTRILRDLGVDAQDEKRVIEVWNKVDLLDPSDRERLLETGGGRPPVAISAATGEGVDKLAALVEERIAGTLATVKVRLSPERAGEVDWLYRNGDVLSRKDRDDGGVDLTIRATEAVRDDITARFGKSAR
- the hfq gene encoding RNA chaperone Hfq, whose translation is MAERTQNLQDVFLNSVRKSKNPLTIFLVNGVKLTGVVTSFDNFCVLLRRDGHSQLVYKHAISTIMPSQPVQLFDVEDKDA
- a CDS encoding D-amino-acid transaminase: MPRIAYVNGRYLPHARAGIHVEDRGYQFADGVYEVCQIAGGTIIDITRHLDRLDRSLGELRMSWPIARRALEAVIAETARRNRVRDGMVYIQVTRGAAPRDHVFPPEGTRPSLVVTAKRIDPAKAEARAAAGVKVVTVPDNRWQRVDIKTVGLLPNVLARQQAKEAGAGEAWFVDAQGMVTEGAATNAWIVTGDGRLVTRHADFSILRGVTRTTLLEAAARLGLTVEERAFSVDEAREAAEAFISGATTVVTPVIAIDGAPVGDGRPGKTALALRATFFDVAEKMPA
- the trkA gene encoding Trk system potassium transporter TrkA is translated as MRVIICGAGQVGYGIAEKLASEKNDVSVIDVSPDLIRNVRDTLDVRGFVGHGSHPDVLAAAGAESADMLIAVTLFDEVNMVACEVANSLFNVPTKIARIRSQAYLQPHYMDLFSRDHMAIDVIISPELEVGEMVLKRIAMPGATDVVAFGNGKIAMVAIECLEECPIVDTPLMQLTELFPDLNATVVGVSRAGKLTVPHSADQLQAGDLAYVVAAKDHVRRTLGLFGHDEQEATRIVIAGGGNIGLYVARTIEDRKGRTRVKIVEADRERAANAAEELDRTVVLRGSALDQKIMMEAGIADADLMIALTNDDQVNILSGVLAKRLGCKANMALLNNPAYHEFADSLGIDAFVNPRAVTISRILQHVRRGRIRAVHSVQQGAAEVIEAEALETSPLVGQPLRDLDLPEGMRFGAILRGGAVLNPDGSLVIKPKDRVVIFARANVVRQVEQMFRVSLEFF
- a CDS encoding sigma-54-dependent transcriptional regulator encodes the protein MASDILIVDDEEDIRELVAGILGDEGHETRTAHDADSALASISERVPRLVFLDIWLQGSRLDGLELLDEIKKLYPGLPVVMISGHGTIETAVSAIRRGAYDFIEKPFKADRLILIAERALETSKLRRELSDLKKRSGETFDLIGNSSAMNQLRQTIERVAPTNSRIMMIGPSGSGKELAARAIHALSTRRTGPFVTVSAASITPERMEIELFGTEGNDGERKVGALEEAHRGILYLDEVADMPRETQAKILRVLVDQQFERVGGARRVKVDVRIISSTAQNIETLIRQGRFREDLYHRLAVVPVVVPGLSERREDIPYLVDHFMRQVANQAGIRMRRIGDDALAVLQAHNWPGNVRQLKNNIERLMILARADDVDTPITADLLPQEIGDVMPRAPNQSDQHIMALPLREARELFEKEYLLAQINRFGGNISRTAEFIGMERSALHRKLKSLGV
- a CDS encoding ATP-binding protein, whose amino-acid sequence is MADRTLENGAQATGEGRRLLALPGIAAIVGALITAGLSFAVLMGVTPIDPDYTTTLTLIGLNLAFILLLIALITREIHRIVMARRTGKAAARLHIRIVALFSLVAAIPALMVAIIASVTLDIGLDRWFEIRTKVIINSSLSIAEAYVNENARNLQDTTLSMAYDLDANRTLYGLDRTGFRARMSQHLVGRGLDHAALIRGDGSSIMQADSQADFPMPAPPIEAVRTAGDGLPVLIEPRIRNIIGAIVKLREIDDAYLYTIRAVDPEVIKARQIVRANTDEYRALESNRLTTQVAFALAYLGVTLIVVLSAIWTGIALADRLVRPIRQLIGAADEVATGNLNVAVPVRASDGDVGSLADTFNNMILELKSQRNELIGAKDLIDERRRFSEAVLSGVTAGVIGVERDGAISIVNRSAERMLAIRGDAALGRRLPELLPHIGRVFEIARETGREVYREQVTFFRGGSERTFDVQVTLEEAGIGDGGESYVVTVDDITDLVSAQRSSAWADVARRIAHEIKNPLTPIQLSAERIRRRFGGVITEDREVFEQCTQTIIRQVGDIGRMVDEFSAFARMPKPDMQTIDLREPLREASFLVEVSRPDIAFTRDLGAEALTGTFDARLLSQAFGNLIKNASEAIEAAERESGAKGEILIRAARRGGDIVVEVIDNGKGLPRENRQRLLEPYMTTREKGTGLGLAIVKKIVEDHGGRLELHDAPEAFHGGRGAMIRIVLPAASAAGANGRKSEKAENGV
- the ntrC gene encoding nitrogen regulation protein NR(I), whose translation is MSMRGNILIADDDAAIRTVLSQALSRAGHEVRATSSAATLWRWAAAGDGDLVITDVVMPDGNAFDLLPRIRRARPDLPVVVMSAQNTFMTAIRASEAGAYEYLPKPFDLTELTGIVNRALAEPRRQHGIEQRGDEAAEQMPLVGRSAAMQDIYRLLARLMQTDLTVMITGESGTGKELVARALHEYGRRRAGPFVAINMAAIPRDLIESELFGHEKGAFTGAQNRSTGRFEQAEGGTLFLDEIGDMPMEAQTRLLRVLQQGEYTTVGGRTPIRTDVRIVAATNKDLRTLINQGLFREDLFYRLNVVPLRLPPLRERAEDVPDLVRHFFRQGEKHDGLQPKRISPAGMELLKRYPWPGNVRELENLVRRLAALYPQDEISAELIEQELRGSGAAPPSPSVGGLAEELTISQAVERHLQRYFASFAGELPPPGLYQRVLEEVEYPLVLAAMTATRGNQIKAAELLGLNRNTLRKKIRELGVNVYRAAR
- a CDS encoding nitrogen regulation protein NR(II), yielding MSAALPAGFNPANIVLDTIRHPVIMVAPDGRVAFANAEAEDFFRSSAAVMARGGLERFVPFGSPLLTLIDQVRERQAPFNEYRVDISSPLLGGEKLVDLYVAPVAELPGYVVVLFQERSMADKIDRQMTHRGAARSVSGLATMLAHEIKNPLSGIRGAAQLLESVVSDEDRALARLITDETDRIVALVDRMEVFSDERPIDRRPVNIHVVLDHVKALARNGFASKVRIVEDYDPSLPPVHANRDQLVQVFLNLVKNAAEAVSGRQDGEIVLSTAFRPGMRLSVPGTQDRVSLPLEFCVHDNGPGVPDDLMPILFDPFVTTKQNGSGLGLALVAKIVGEHGGVIECDSSPRGTTFRVLMPAWKEPRPGGDGTRQGEAT
- the dusB gene encoding tRNA dihydrouridine synthase DusB, which gives rise to MNDVRRLATPLRLGRIEIPNRVFLAPMSGVTDEPFRARAVKHGAGLVVSEMVASGELAKGRRNSALRIRRPDVPVHVVQLAGREAGFMAEGARIAAGEGADIVDINMGCPAKKVTGGYCGSALMRDPDHALSLIEAVVGAVSVPVTVKMRLGWDHDSLNAPEIARRAEAAGVAMVTVHGRTRNQLYNGRADWRAIRAVKEAVSVPVVANGDAGTLADAACMLEQSGADAIMIGRAHYGAPWLAGRIAAEAAGSRLALENEISDYVIGHYEDMLVLYGSVQGVRHARKHLGWYLDRHAPQTPPELRRAVMTALEPTTVIAALRAAFAARDMRSAA